Proteins from a single region of Hirundo rustica isolate bHirRus1 chromosome 1 unlocalized genomic scaffold, bHirRus1.pri.v3 SUPER_1_unloc_2, whole genome shotgun sequence:
- the LOC120766067 gene encoding NAD(P)(+)--arginine ADP-ribosyltransferase 2-like, producing MAPLAHALALLAMAVAAAAIDVVPLDMAWESFDDQYRGCGPAMTAALPALRLSEFQKNPLFTRLWVKAAAEWRKRGFRVSPLSSPAQAIAVMAYSSKDVHQQFNEAVRRAGRSPQEYRKNFHFKTLHFLLTHALQKLRQAQNPQCRNVFWGVPGTHFQARRGQAVRFGHFTSMFPRKEIAQKFGTDTIFQVVTCQGVDIRAFSMYPMKQEVLIPPYETFEVTQVIWDGKTTWIRLRSTGTYSKYNCEWL from the coding sequence ATGGCCCCCCTGGCTCAcgccctggcactgctggcaatGGCCGTGGCCGCTGCGGCCATTGATGTGGTGCCCCTGGACATGGCCTGGGAGTCCTTCGATGACCAGTATCGGGGCTGCGGCCCTGCCATGACCGCGGCCTTGCCGGCCCTCAGACTCTCCGAGTTCCAGAAGAATCCTCTGTTCACCCGGCTCTGGGTGAAGGCTGCGGCTGAGTGGCGCAAGCGGGGCTTCCGTGTGTCCCCTCTGTCgtccccagcccaggccatCGCTGTCATGGCTTACTCGAGCAAGGACGTGCACCAGCAGTTCAACGAGGCCGTGCGCAGGGCTGGGCGCTCCCCCCAGGAATACCGAAAGAACTTCCACTTCAAAACGTTGCATTTCCTGCTGACCCATGCCCTGCAGAAGCTGAGGCAGGCTCAGAACCCGCAGTGCCGCAACGTGTTCTGGGGCGTTCCTGGCACTCATTTCCAAGCGCGGCGTGGCCAGGCGGTCCGGTTTGGTCATTTCACATCAATGTTTCCGCGTAAAGAGATTGCTCAGAAATTTGGGACAGACACTATATTCCAGGTGGTCACATGCCAAGGCGTGGACATCCGGGCTTTCTCCATGTATCCAATGAAGCAGGAGGTTCTGATCCCACCATACGAAACCTTTGAGGTCACCCAAGTCATCTGGGATGGGAAGACTACATGGATCCGGCTCCGCTCCACCGGGACCTACAGCAAATACAACTGCGAGTGGCTGTAA
- the LOC120766056 gene encoding erythroblast NAD(P)(+)--arginine ADP-ribosyltransferase-like: MSGATVAMDVKWMDTAPNSFDDQYLGCGPAMTAALPALNLSEFKENLVFAEAWREAVEDWKDQGSHVPSLLSLDQAIALRAYTMEGMRLYQQFNVAVREAGSSSWKYRNEFHFKSLHFLLTQALQKLRRPNQCYDVFRWVNNTQFKANKNDKVRFGQFASSSMDIKVAWEFGHGTIFKVNTCHGVDIQGFTSFPEEEEVLIPPFETFKVTDVRKIGNTMVIELQSTGNTSNYNCEWLKGGSLPRNCPHLGVLLLATVAMAVVTGTL, encoded by the exons ATGTCCGGGGCCACTGTGGCCATGGATGTGAAGTGGATGGACACGGCCCCGAACTCCTTCGATGACCAGTACCTGGGCTGTGGCCCTGCCATGACCGCGGCGTTGCCGGCCCTCAACCTTTCCGAGTTCAAGGAGAATCTTGTGTTTGCCGAGGCCTGGCGTGAGGCCGTGGAGGACTGGAAAGACCAGGGGTCCCACGTGCCCAGTCTGTTGTCCCTAGACCAGGCCATCGCTCTCAGGGCCTACACCATGGAGGGGATGCGCTTGTACCAGCAGTTCAACGTGGCCGTGCGTGAGGCTGGAAGTAGCAGCTGGAAATACCGGAATGAATTTCACTTCAAATCgctgcatttcctgctgacCCAGGCCCTCCAGAAGCTGAGACGACCGAACCAGTGTTATGATGTGTTCCGGTGGGTGAACAACACCCAGTTCAAGGCgaataaaaatgacaaagtCCGCTTTGGTCAGTTTGCGTCATCGTCAATGGATATAAAGGTAGCGTGGGAATTTGGGCATGGCACTATATTCAAGGTGAACACGTGCCACGGCGTGGACATCCAGGGATTCACCAGCtttccagaggaggaggaggtgctgatcCCACCCTTTGAGACATTCAAGGTCACTGATGTGCGCAAGATAGGGAACACAATGGTCATTGAGCTTCAATCCACCGGGAACACCAGCAACTACAACTGCGAGTGGCTGAAAG GTGGGAGCCTCCCCAGGAACTGCCCCCACCTCGGGGTGCTTCTCCTGGCCACCGTGGCCATGGCAGTGGTCACCGGAACCCTCTGA
- the LOC120766069 gene encoding erythroblast NAD(P)(+)--arginine ADP-ribosyltransferase-like, with protein sequence MAPLAHTLALLAMTVATVAIDEKQMDMAPNSFDDQYRGCGPDMTTVLPALNHSEFQKNPVFAEAWLKAVAEWQRKGSPVSPLSSSAQAIAVMAYSMKYVYRPFNEAVRQAGSSPQEYRDNFHFKTLHFLLTQALVKLREDQNAQCRNVFRGVHDICFMARRGQRVRFGHFTSTSLSRKVAEDYGTDTVFQVYTCHGVDIQAFSYDRGKREVLIPPYETFEVTKVTRKGDKAEIELSSTGTYSKYNCEWLEGGSIPLAPFHLGGLVLATTALAVATGTL encoded by the exons ATGGCCCCCCTGGCtcacaccctggcactgctggcaatGACCGTGGCCACTGTGGCCATTGATGAGAAGCAGATGGACATGGCCCCAAACTCCTTTGATGACCAGTACCGGGGCTGCGGCCCTGACATGACCACGGTGTTGCCGGCCCTCAACCACTCGGAGTTCCAGAAGAATCCTGTGTTTGCCGAGGCCTGGCTTAAGGCCGTGGCTGAGTGGCAGAGGAAGgggtcccctgtgtcccctctgtcgTCCTCAGCCCAGGCCATCGCTGTCATGGCCTACTCAATGAAGTACGTCTACAGGCCGTTCAATGAGGCCGTGCGCCAGGCCGGGAGCTCCCCCCAGGAGtacagggacaacttccacttcAAAACGTTGCATTTCCTTCTGACCCAGGCCCTGGTGAAGCTGAGGGAGGATCAGAATGCGCAGTGTCGCAACGTGTTCCGGGGTGTGCATGACATCTGCTTCATGGCGCGGCGTGGCCAGAGGGTCCGGTTTGGTCATTTCACGTCGACGTCGCTGAGCAGGAAGGTCGCCGAAGACTATGGGACAGACACAGTATTCCAGGTGTACACGTGCCACGGTGTGGACATCCAGGCTTTTTCTTACGATCGAGGTAAGCGTGAGGTGCTGATCCCACCATATGAAACCTTTGAGGTCACCAAAGTCACCCGGAAAGGGGACAAGGCAGAGATCGAGCTCAGCTCCACCGGGACCTACAGCAAATACAACTGCGAGTGGCTGGAag GTGGGAGCATCCCCTTGGCCCCCTTCCACCTTGGAGGCCTCGTCCTGGCCACCACAGCACTGGCAGTGGCCACCGGGACCCTCTGA